One window of the Halococcus agarilyticus genome contains the following:
- a CDS encoding aldo/keto reductase, protein MDRRELGDTGRAVTEIGLGTWTMGGSWGDVDREDCENAIRAALDSGTNFIDTADVYGGGRAEEIVADVLAEEDPDEEIHVATKAGRGLSPHEADQYTHENLEAAVDESRERLGVESLDLLQLHCPPTETYYQPETFEALAALEGAGKIDSYGVSVEKCEEALKAIEYPGVETVQLIFNAFRQRPAELFFEEAKRRDVGVIVRVPLASGLLADAFDADTEIAEGDHRKAAAEGGVADGVGGKGGETFAGVPFEEGLRAVEELRPLVPEDATMAQYALRWLLDFDAVTTVIPGSTSPEHVRDNAAAADLDPLSHREHGAVRDIYEEYVAEHVHHRW, encoded by the coding sequence ATGGATCGACGAGAGCTCGGGGACACGGGGCGGGCGGTCACGGAGATCGGTCTCGGGACGTGGACGATGGGCGGCAGCTGGGGTGACGTCGACCGAGAGGACTGCGAGAACGCGATCCGGGCGGCCCTGGATTCGGGAACGAACTTCATCGACACCGCCGACGTCTACGGCGGCGGTCGTGCCGAGGAGATCGTCGCGGACGTGCTCGCCGAAGAAGATCCCGACGAGGAGATCCACGTCGCCACCAAGGCCGGACGGGGGCTCTCGCCCCACGAGGCCGACCAGTACACCCACGAGAACCTCGAAGCCGCGGTCGACGAGAGCCGCGAGCGCCTCGGCGTCGAGTCGCTCGATCTCCTCCAGCTTCACTGCCCGCCGACCGAGACCTACTACCAGCCCGAGACGTTCGAGGCGCTCGCGGCACTGGAGGGTGCGGGCAAGATCGACTCGTACGGCGTCAGTGTCGAGAAGTGTGAAGAGGCGCTGAAGGCCATCGAGTACCCCGGTGTCGAAACAGTACAACTCATCTTCAACGCCTTCCGCCAGCGGCCCGCGGAGCTGTTCTTCGAGGAGGCGAAACGCCGAGACGTCGGCGTGATCGTTCGCGTCCCGCTCGCGTCGGGACTCCTCGCGGACGCGTTCGACGCCGACACGGAGATCGCGGAGGGTGACCACCGCAAGGCCGCTGCCGAGGGTGGCGTCGCCGACGGCGTCGGCGGCAAGGGCGGCGAGACGTTCGCGGGCGTTCCGTTCGAGGAGGGGCTCCGAGCCGTCGAGGAGCTCCGACCGCTGGTGCCCGAGGACGCGACGATGGCCCAGTACGCGCTCCGGTGGCTCCTCGACTTCGACGCCGTGACGACCGTGATTCCCGGTTCGACGTCGCCCGAGCACGTCCGCGACAACGCCGCCGCGGCCGACCTCGACCCGCTCAGCCACCGCGAGCACGGTGCGGTGCGCGATATCTACGAAGAGTACGTCGCCGAGCACGTCCACCACCGGTGGTAG
- a CDS encoding FAD-dependent oxidoreductase: MTCSIAVWGGTPGDIAAAVRAAREGRDTVPVADGDHLGGMIDVPVRGAVVSGT, encoded by the coding sequence ATGACGTGCTCGATCGCCGTCTGGGGCGGGACGCCTGGCGACATCGCCGCCGCAGTCAGGGCCGCTCGGGAGGGCCGGGACACCGTGCCCGTGGCCGATGGCGACCACCTCGGCGGGATGATCGACGTTCCCGTGAGAGGGGCGGTGGTCTCGGGGACGTAG
- a CDS encoding formylglycine-generating enzyme family protein, giving the protein MTDDTPDRCCAASRSDGASGRSQAAGRSRSGVERNEAEPSSRMVEVPAGEFRMGTDSDVGFPADGEGPTRDVYLDAFHIDRHAVTNAEFLQFVRDTGYTTETEEFGWAFVFEDFVAPADEEHVMQSVDAAPWWVAIEGANWLRPDGPASSITDRLKHPVTQVSWADAQAYAEWAGKRLPTEAEWEKAARGGLVGKRYPWGDELTPDGEHRCNIWQGEFPEHNTGADGYRGTAPVDAFAQNEYDLHSVSGNVWEWCADWFSPDHHVDGPRENPTGPENGDARVMRGGSYLCHRSWCNRYRVAARSKNTPDSATGNIGFRLAMDA; this is encoded by the coding sequence ATGACCGACGACACCCCGGATCGGTGCTGTGCCGCCTCCCGGTCGGATGGCGCGTCCGGCCGGAGTCAGGCAGCCGGACGGTCGAGGTCCGGCGTGGAGCGAAACGAAGCCGAGCCGTCGTCGCGGATGGTCGAAGTCCCGGCGGGGGAGTTCCGGATGGGCACCGACAGCGACGTCGGATTCCCGGCCGACGGCGAGGGGCCCACCCGTGACGTCTACCTCGACGCCTTCCACATCGACAGACACGCCGTGACCAACGCCGAGTTCCTCCAGTTCGTGCGGGACACGGGCTACACCACCGAAACGGAGGAGTTCGGCTGGGCGTTCGTCTTCGAGGACTTCGTCGCGCCGGCGGACGAGGAGCACGTCATGCAGTCGGTCGACGCCGCGCCGTGGTGGGTGGCGATCGAGGGGGCGAACTGGCTCCGGCCCGACGGCCCCGCCTCGTCGATCACCGATCGGCTGAAACACCCCGTCACGCAGGTCTCGTGGGCCGACGCACAGGCCTACGCCGAGTGGGCGGGCAAGCGCCTCCCGACCGAGGCCGAGTGGGAGAAGGCTGCTCGCGGCGGTTTGGTGGGAAAACGCTACCCGTGGGGCGACGAGCTGACGCCCGACGGCGAGCACCGCTGCAACATCTGGCAGGGCGAGTTCCCCGAGCACAACACCGGAGCCGACGGGTATCGTGGCACTGCGCCGGTCGACGCGTTCGCCCAGAACGAATACGACCTCCACAGCGTCTCGGGCAACGTCTGGGAGTGGTGTGCGGACTGGTTCAGCCCCGATCACCACGTCGACGGCCCGCGAGAGAACCCGACCGGCCCCGAGAACGGCGATGCGCGGGTGATGCGCGGCGGGTCGTACCTCTGTCACCGGTCGTGGTGCAACCGATACCGGGTCGCCGCCCGGAGCAAGAACACCCCCGACAGCGCCACCGGGAACATCGGATTTCGGCTCGCGATGGACGCCTGA
- a CDS encoding ThuA domain-containing protein, producing the protein MTTVTVWNEFRHEQENDTVAEVYPDGIHTVVAEALESHGFDTRTATLDEPEHGLTEDILDDTDVLTWWGHAAHDEVDEEIIDRVHERVLDGMGLIVMHSAHYSKIFRKLMGTTCSLKWREAAETERLWTVEPGHPIADGIDEYVEVPEAEMYGERFDIPAPDELVFTSWFEGGEVFRSGCCYRRGSGRIFYFRPGHETYPVYHDDAIQQVLANAAEWATPDDGPTPDFGNHDPIEDVDTDDDRSVH; encoded by the coding sequence ATGACGACCGTCACAGTCTGGAACGAGTTCCGACACGAGCAGGAGAACGACACCGTCGCCGAGGTGTACCCCGACGGGATCCACACCGTCGTCGCCGAGGCGCTCGAATCACACGGCTTCGACACCCGGACGGCGACGCTCGACGAGCCCGAACACGGGCTCACCGAAGATATCCTCGACGACACCGACGTGCTGACGTGGTGGGGCCACGCCGCCCACGACGAGGTCGACGAGGAGATCATCGACCGGGTCCACGAGCGGGTCCTCGACGGGATGGGACTGATCGTGATGCACTCCGCGCACTACTCGAAGATCTTTCGGAAGCTGATGGGAACCACCTGCTCGCTCAAGTGGCGTGAGGCCGCCGAGACCGAACGGCTCTGGACCGTGGAGCCGGGTCATCCGATCGCCGACGGGATCGACGAGTACGTCGAGGTTCCCGAGGCCGAGATGTACGGCGAACGCTTCGATATCCCGGCTCCGGACGAACTCGTGTTCACCTCGTGGTTCGAGGGCGGCGAGGTGTTCCGGTCGGGCTGTTGTTACCGCCGCGGCAGCGGACGGATCTTTTACTTCCGTCCCGGTCACGAGACGTACCCGGTCTACCACGACGACGCGATCCAGCAGGTGCTCGCGAACGCCGCCGAATGGGCCACGCCGGACGACGGCCCGACGCCCGACTTCGGCAACCACGACCCGATCGAGGACGTCGACACCGACGACGATCGCAGCGTCCACTGA
- a CDS encoding Gfo/Idh/MocA family protein, producing the protein MSGEPLRYAVVGCSGIGRTHADGVRAADGVELVAGVDLDDAAAREFAATYDVVGTTDLTAAVEKLAIDAVSVCTPSGTHSSIVRECADLGLDVLCEKPLDVTAERVNGMIAACERADVTLSGIFQRRTHPGAQRARQAVTAGDLGSLVLATVDVRWHRSQEYYDSADWRGTREMDGGVLMNQAIHGIDMLGWLGGGVERVSADLDTLARDIEVPDTAVIDVRLGSGALGQIRATTAAHTDHPITLELTGERGSLRLQRDEIDAFETTDGPMAVDVDDRPEWGVGHTTQIQEFVDSLHEGREPMVPANEARRAVDVVLAAYESDERGEPVAVAEIREQ; encoded by the coding sequence ATGTCGGGAGAACCACTCCGCTACGCGGTCGTCGGTTGTTCGGGGATCGGGCGGACGCACGCCGACGGGGTCCGCGCCGCCGATGGCGTCGAACTGGTCGCCGGCGTCGATCTCGACGACGCCGCGGCCCGCGAGTTCGCCGCGACGTACGACGTCGTCGGCACCACCGATCTGACGGCGGCAGTCGAGAAGCTAGCCATCGACGCCGTCAGCGTCTGCACGCCGAGCGGGACGCACTCCTCGATCGTACGGGAGTGTGCCGATCTCGGCCTCGACGTGCTCTGTGAGAAACCGCTCGACGTCACGGCCGAGCGGGTGAACGGCATGATCGCGGCCTGCGAGCGGGCGGACGTCACCCTGTCGGGGATCTTCCAGCGCCGCACCCATCCCGGCGCGCAGCGTGCCAGGCAGGCCGTCACGGCGGGCGACCTCGGCTCGCTCGTGCTCGCCACCGTCGACGTCCGGTGGCACCGCTCCCAGGAGTACTACGACAGCGCCGACTGGCGCGGCACCCGCGAGATGGACGGCGGCGTGTTGATGAACCAGGCGATCCACGGGATCGACATGCTCGGGTGGCTCGGCGGCGGCGTCGAGCGCGTCTCGGCCGACCTCGACACGCTCGCACGCGACATCGAGGTGCCGGACACCGCAGTCATCGACGTTCGCCTCGGCTCGGGTGCGCTCGGCCAGATCCGCGCGACCACGGCCGCTCACACGGATCACCCGATCACACTCGAACTCACCGGCGAGAGGGGGTCACTCCGACTGCAGCGCGACGAGATCGACGCGTTCGAAACCACGGACGGGCCGATGGCAGTCGACGTCGACGACCGACCGGAGTGGGGTGTCGGCCACACGACGCAGATCCAGGAGTTCGTCGATTCGCTCCACGAGGGCCGCGAACCGATGGTGCCCGCGAACGAGGCCCGGAGGGCGGTCGACGTCGTTCTCGCGGCCTACGAGTCGGACGAACGTGGCGAACCGGTGGCGGTCGCCGAGATCCGCGAGCAGTGA
- a CDS encoding Gfo/Idh/MocA family protein, producing MSDDHRIAVVGIGAAAEMHANAIESLDRATLVAGSCRAESKGETFAEAFDCAWYEDAATMLEGETPDVVTVCTPSGAHLSSVELAAEHGIDTLCEKPLEITTDRIDAMERIANEADVLLGGVFQQRFNPVVRAVHEAAAGGRFGDLAVANAHVPWWRDDDYYAPERWQGTRDLDGGGALMNQSIHAIDALCWLAGATMDLPRGENPVAEVSAYTARRAHDEDRLEVEDTAVAALEFENGALGQVLGATSMYPGSRRRLQLAGRDGTATVREDELRTWKFRDERESDADLRERFAGSETSGGAADPTDVDHDNHARNIEAFLDAREGDAPYPLDVTAARTAVAVIEAIYESADRGAPVVLD from the coding sequence ATGAGTGACGATCACCGGATCGCCGTCGTCGGCATCGGCGCGGCCGCGGAGATGCACGCCAACGCCATCGAGAGCCTCGATCGCGCGACGCTGGTCGCCGGATCGTGTCGTGCCGAGTCGAAGGGCGAAACCTTCGCCGAGGCGTTCGACTGTGCGTGGTACGAGGACGCGGCGACGATGCTGGAGGGCGAGACGCCGGACGTCGTCACGGTCTGTACCCCGAGCGGCGCACACCTTTCGAGCGTCGAACTCGCCGCCGAGCACGGGATCGACACCCTCTGTGAGAAGCCGCTGGAGATCACGACCGACCGGATCGACGCGATGGAGCGTATCGCCAACGAGGCCGACGTCCTCCTCGGGGGCGTGTTCCAGCAGCGCTTCAACCCCGTGGTGCGGGCGGTTCACGAGGCCGCCGCCGGGGGCCGCTTCGGCGATCTCGCCGTCGCGAACGCTCACGTTCCGTGGTGGCGCGACGACGACTACTACGCGCCCGAGCGCTGGCAGGGAACTCGGGATCTCGACGGCGGCGGCGCGCTGATGAACCAGTCGATCCACGCGATCGACGCGCTCTGCTGGCTCGCCGGGGCGACGATGGACCTCCCGCGCGGGGAAAACCCCGTGGCGGAAGTGAGCGCCTACACCGCGCGGCGGGCCCACGACGAGGACCGACTGGAGGTCGAGGACACCGCGGTCGCCGCTCTCGAATTCGAGAACGGTGCGCTCGGCCAGGTACTCGGCGCGACGTCGATGTACCCCGGATCGCGGCGTCGCCTCCAGCTCGCCGGCCGCGACGGCACGGCGACGGTCCGCGAGGACGAACTCCGCACATGGAAATTCCGCGACGAACGGGAGAGCGACGCCGATCTGCGCGAGCGCTTCGCCGGCAGCGAGACCAGCGGCGGTGCGGCCGACCCCACCGACGTCGATCACGACAACCACGCTCGCAACATCGAGGCGTTCCTCGACGCCCGCGAAGGTGACGCTCCCTACCCCCTCGACGTGACCGCCGCACGCACGGCCGTCGCGGTCATCGAGGCGATCTACGAGTCCGCCGACCGGGGTGCGCCCGTCGTGCTCGACTGA
- a CDS encoding sugar phosphate isomerase/epimerase family protein, which translates to MLPIAINLYSVRALDEPLPETIDRVANAGYDGVQFSGGLDGHDPADVRSRLDDHGLDAVGPHVGVDALESDPDATARTYRDLGTDALVVPYLGPDAFESSDAVASTADRLSGLVEAFDSRGFDLHYHNHDHEFVDVDGHTAFERLFDAAPGLGAEIDVGWVATAGHDPEALLREYGDRLSLVHMKDMHTRDGVFAEIGEGDVDMAACADAAREIGADWLIYEHDDPDDPVESIDTGASFLGSL; encoded by the coding sequence GTGCTACCGATCGCCATCAATCTCTACAGCGTCCGTGCGCTCGACGAACCGCTTCCCGAGACGATCGACCGCGTCGCCAACGCCGGCTACGACGGCGTGCAGTTCTCGGGCGGACTCGACGGCCACGACCCCGCCGACGTCCGGAGCCGACTCGACGATCACGGCCTCGACGCCGTCGGTCCCCACGTCGGTGTCGACGCGCTCGAATCCGACCCCGACGCGACGGCCCGCACCTACCGCGACCTCGGCACCGACGCCCTCGTCGTTCCGTACCTCGGTCCCGACGCGTTCGAATCGTCCGATGCCGTCGCGTCGACCGCCGATCGGCTCTCGGGGCTCGTCGAGGCGTTCGACTCGCGCGGCTTCGATCTCCACTACCACAACCACGACCACGAGTTCGTCGACGTGGACGGCCACACTGCCTTCGAGCGGCTGTTCGACGCCGCACCGGGGCTCGGCGCGGAGATCGACGTCGGCTGGGTCGCCACGGCGGGTCACGATCCCGAAGCTCTCCTCCGGGAGTACGGCGATCGACTCTCGCTGGTTCACATGAAGGACATGCACACCCGGGACGGTGTGTTCGCGGAGATCGGCGAGGGCGACGTCGACATGGCGGCCTGTGCCGACGCTGCCCGCGAGATCGGTGCGGACTGGCTGATCTACGAACACGACGATCCCGACGATCCGGTGGAATCGATCGACACCGGCGCGTCGTTCCTCGGCTCGCTCTGA
- a CDS encoding sugar phosphate isomerase/epimerase family protein — protein sequence MDIGVLTVPLADRSKEDAFEYLADIGVDAVELGCGGLVGDDHLPQDEYLGNDDAQADLQDLLDEHDLRISALATHNNPLHPDDDRSSEADEDLRGAIELAGELGVDAVTCFSGLPAGGPNDETPNWITAPWPTEHAEMLAYQWEEVGIPYWTEINDHAEDHGVDVAIEMHPNMLVYEPEGMVRLREATGERIGANYDPSHLYWQGIDITDSIRYLGEHDAIHHFHAKDTKVYEANARTKGVLDTAPYTEEEDRSWLFRSIGYGHGETHWKDVASTLRMVGYDDAMSIEHEDSLTSGREGLEKAVDVLSRAVFETTPGDAYWAE from the coding sequence ATGGACATCGGCGTGCTCACCGTCCCGCTGGCGGACCGATCGAAGGAAGACGCGTTCGAGTACCTCGCGGACATCGGGGTCGACGCGGTCGAGCTCGGCTGTGGCGGACTCGTCGGCGACGACCACCTTCCCCAGGACGAGTACCTCGGGAACGACGACGCCCAGGCGGACCTTCAGGACCTGCTCGACGAACACGATCTCCGGATCTCGGCGCTCGCGACCCACAACAACCCGCTCCATCCCGACGACGACCGATCGAGCGAAGCGGACGAGGACCTCCGTGGGGCGATCGAACTCGCCGGCGAGCTCGGCGTCGACGCGGTGACGTGCTTCTCTGGTCTCCCCGCGGGCGGCCCGAACGACGAGACGCCCAACTGGATCACCGCGCCGTGGCCGACCGAGCACGCCGAGATGCTCGCCTACCAGTGGGAGGAGGTCGGGATCCCCTACTGGACCGAGATCAACGACCACGCCGAGGATCACGGCGTCGACGTCGCGATCGAGATGCACCCCAACATGCTGGTGTACGAGCCCGAGGGGATGGTCCGACTCCGCGAGGCCACGGGTGAGCGGATCGGCGCGAACTACGACCCTTCCCACCTCTACTGGCAGGGCATCGACATCACCGACTCGATCCGCTATCTCGGGGAGCACGACGCGATCCATCACTTCCACGCGAAGGACACCAAAGTGTACGAGGCGAACGCGCGGACGAAGGGCGTTCTCGACACCGCACCGTACACCGAGGAGGAAGACCGCTCGTGGCTGTTCCGCTCGATCGGGTACGGCCACGGCGAGACCCACTGGAAGGACGTCGCCTCGACCCTCCGGATGGTGGGCTACGACGACGCCATGAGCATCGAACACGAGGACTCGCTCACCAGCGGTCGCGAGGGCCTCGAAAAGGCGGTCGACGTGCTCTCGCGTGCGGTGTTCGAGACCACGCCCGGCGACGCCTACTGGGCGGAGTAG
- a CDS encoding Gfo/Idh/MocA family protein: protein MPEPLRIGLVGGGFIGGVVGAQFFDNPDARVAALADPSEAAREEIATRFDLSSGALYTSYGAMLANEALDAVSIGTPHALHHDQILAALDDDLHVFCDKPLTVDLDSAREIAERTERSDRTVMVGYQRHLDPAFVAGRERWHDREPDCLTAEITQDWVTANEGTWRLDPDTSGGGFLYDTGSHLLDIVLWMVGLEPVSVAADMSFADDAARVDERARLSLDFTNGATATITTHGGACSHQEAIHVWDDEGATYFESSQWGSPEVTEIDAAGGRYTPHYDRFDTRTKGDAFVESIREGTEPPATVRDAFAVTAVTEAAYESARTGERVSIDRR, encoded by the coding sequence ATGCCCGAACCACTCCGTATCGGTCTCGTCGGTGGCGGTTTCATCGGCGGCGTCGTCGGCGCACAGTTCTTCGACAACCCCGACGCGAGGGTCGCGGCGCTCGCCGACCCCAGCGAGGCCGCCCGCGAGGAGATCGCGACGCGGTTCGACCTCTCGTCGGGGGCGCTCTACACCAGCTACGGCGCGATGCTGGCGAACGAGGCGCTCGACGCCGTCTCGATCGGCACGCCGCACGCGCTGCATCACGATCAGATACTGGCCGCGCTCGACGACGACCTCCACGTGTTCTGCGACAAGCCGCTGACGGTCGATCTCGACAGCGCACGGGAGATCGCCGAGCGGACCGAGCGGAGCGATCGGACGGTGATGGTCGGCTACCAGCGCCATCTCGATCCCGCGTTCGTCGCCGGCCGCGAGCGCTGGCACGATCGGGAACCCGACTGTCTCACCGCCGAGATCACCCAGGACTGGGTGACTGCGAACGAGGGAACGTGGCGGCTCGACCCCGACACGAGCGGTGGCGGGTTCCTCTACGACACCGGCAGCCATCTCCTCGACATCGTTCTCTGGATGGTCGGGCTCGAACCGGTCTCGGTCGCGGCGGACATGTCGTTCGCCGACGACGCCGCGAGAGTCGACGAGCGCGCCCGGCTCTCGCTCGACTTCACGAACGGCGCGACCGCGACGATCACCACCCACGGCGGCGCGTGCAGCCACCAGGAGGCGATCCACGTCTGGGACGACGAGGGCGCGACGTACTTCGAGAGCAGCCAGTGGGGATCGCCCGAGGTGACCGAGATCGACGCCGCCGGCGGGCGCTACACGCCACACTACGACCGCTTCGACACGCGGACCAAGGGCGACGCGTTCGTCGAGTCGATCCGCGAGGGAACCGAGCCGCCAGCGACCGTCCGGGATGCGTTCGCCGTCACCGCGGTCACCGAGGCCGCCTACGAGTCGGCCCGAACCGGCGAGCGCGTGTCGATCGACCGTCGATGA
- a CDS encoding ThuA domain-containing protein: protein MNDTAPVRALVIGEDAFEFHRFGAKYPLLRAFLVADGIALDGTTDRAALADLAGYDVVVDYLTDPTMTDAEREGLLGFVRDGGGYVGIHCAADHETFADQPADHFEELVGGAFVDHPEPCDLDVRVVDADHPITEGVDPAFTIHDEPYEVRWDESVRVLARMAHPELGDLPVAWTKPYGDGSVFYCSLGHTNAAFAHPAVQRLLTRGIRWAADT, encoded by the coding sequence ATGAACGACACCGCACCTGTTCGCGCCCTCGTGATCGGCGAAGACGCGTTCGAGTTCCACCGGTTCGGCGCGAAGTACCCACTCCTGCGGGCGTTCCTCGTGGCCGACGGCATCGCCCTCGACGGAACGACCGATCGCGCCGCGCTCGCCGATCTCGCGGGGTACGACGTCGTGGTCGACTACCTGACCGACCCGACGATGACCGACGCGGAACGCGAGGGACTGCTCGGATTCGTCCGCGACGGTGGCGGGTACGTCGGGATCCACTGTGCGGCCGACCACGAGACGTTCGCCGACCAACCGGCCGACCACTTCGAGGAGCTCGTCGGCGGCGCGTTCGTCGATCACCCCGAGCCGTGCGATCTCGACGTGCGAGTCGTCGACGCCGACCACCCGATCACCGAGGGCGTCGATCCCGCGTTCACGATTCACGACGAACCCTACGAGGTCCGATGGGACGAGTCGGTGCGTGTGCTCGCGCGGATGGCCCACCCGGAGCTCGGCGACCTGCCGGTGGCGTGGACCAAGCCCTACGGCGACGGAAGCGTGTTCTACTGTTCGCTCGGCCACACGAACGCGGCGTTCGCCCATCCCGCGGTCCAGCGCCTTCTCACGCGAGGGATCCGGTGGGCCGCGGACACGTGA
- a CDS encoding universal stress protein, with product MDRALVVVDSDDPNHELLREAGTLAAGVGGSLVVLALATEESFEADMETLERIAEVEGTSPESHSGPEYARAAATDAAKTALADIEVDHESSGVIDDEAEWADRIVSVAEERDCDHVFLRGAHRSPTGKALFGDTAQAVILNFDGAVTVTTD from the coding sequence ATGGATCGCGCACTCGTCGTCGTCGATTCCGACGACCCGAACCACGAGCTGCTCCGCGAGGCCGGCACGCTCGCCGCCGGCGTCGGGGGATCGCTCGTCGTGCTCGCACTCGCCACCGAGGAATCGTTCGAGGCCGACATGGAGACGTTGGAACGGATCGCGGAGGTCGAGGGCACCTCCCCCGAATCGCACTCCGGTCCCGAGTACGCCCGCGCGGCCGCCACCGACGCCGCGAAGACCGCCCTCGCCGACATCGAGGTCGATCACGAGAGTTCCGGCGTGATCGACGACGAGGCCGAATGGGCGGACCGGATCGTGAGCGTGGCCGAGGAGCGCGACTGCGATCACGTCTTCCTCCGCGGTGCGCACCGCTCGCCGACCGGGAAGGCGCTCTTCGGCGACACCGCCCAGGCGGTCATCCTCAACTTCGACGGTGCGGTCACGGTCACCACCGACTGA
- a CDS encoding aminoglycoside phosphotransferase family protein, producing the protein MSTELGPGTVVEYLRGRDEMDLGSEATAERLGGGVSNSVLRVRTDPGCVVVKRPYPDLAVEREWPADVDRVHNEAAAARAYADALDRPAERDRSGRGIERARVPRVVFEDHGSHTIGIGCAPETATTWKHELLDGHVDVRVATLVGRVLGAVHTTATGDVGLREAFASGRPFEQLRIDPYHRAVARRHPDVAGAIETEIDRVTGVERTLVHGDYSPKNVLVDRPGTVGDDPDTGNTDADGEFEAWILDFEVAHWGDPAFDVAFMLNHLFIKSLYNHEHGEAYAEAAMAFRAAYRDAVEWEIERETVAELAVLMLARVDGKSPVEYVADGPVAEALRGVAKRALRSTPETVADFAALVAEERESL; encoded by the coding sequence ATGAGCACCGAACTGGGGCCCGGCACGGTCGTCGAATACCTTCGCGGGCGGGACGAGATGGATCTCGGGAGCGAGGCGACCGCCGAGCGACTCGGCGGCGGGGTTTCGAACAGCGTACTGCGTGTGCGGACCGATCCCGGCTGCGTCGTGGTCAAACGGCCGTACCCCGACCTCGCGGTCGAGCGCGAGTGGCCCGCCGACGTCGACCGCGTCCACAACGAGGCCGCGGCGGCGCGCGCGTACGCCGACGCCCTCGATCGGCCGGCCGAGCGCGATCGATCCGGCAGGGGGATCGAACGCGCACGGGTTCCCCGCGTGGTGTTCGAGGATCACGGCTCTCACACCATCGGGATCGGGTGTGCGCCCGAGACGGCGACGACGTGGAAGCACGAACTCCTCGATGGCCACGTCGACGTGCGCGTCGCGACGCTCGTCGGTCGCGTTCTCGGTGCGGTCCACACGACGGCGACCGGTGACGTCGGCCTCCGCGAGGCGTTCGCGAGCGGACGACCGTTCGAGCAGCTCCGGATCGACCCCTATCACCGAGCGGTCGCGCGGCGTCACCCGGACGTCGCCGGGGCGATCGAGACCGAGATCGATCGCGTGACCGGCGTCGAGCGGACCCTGGTCCACGGCGACTACAGCCCGAAGAACGTGCTCGTCGATCGCCCCGGGACGGTCGGCGACGATCCGGATACGGGGAACACCGACGCCGACGGCGAGTTCGAGGCGTGGATCCTCGACTTCGAGGTGGCTCACTGGGGCGATCCGGCGTTCGACGTCGCGTTCATGCTGAACCACCTCTTCATCAAATCGCTCTACAATCACGAGCACGGCGAGGCGTACGCGGAGGCCGCGATGGCGTTCCGGGCGGCGTATCGTGACGCCGTGGAGTGGGAGATCGAGCGCGAGACGGTGGCGGAGCTCGCGGTTCTCATGCTCGCTCGCGTCGACGGGAAGTCGCCCGTGGAGTACGTCGCGGACGGACCCGTTGCCGAGGCGCTGCGGGGAGTCGCGAAGCGTGCGCTCCGGTCGACGCCGGAAACGGTGGCGGATTTCGCGGCACTCGTCGCCGAGGAGCGTGAGTCGCTGTGA